The following proteins are co-located in the Ammospiza caudacuta isolate bAmmCau1 chromosome 20, bAmmCau1.pri, whole genome shotgun sequence genome:
- the MDH2 gene encoding malate dehydrogenase, mitochondrial, which produces MLSRLSTATALRRGIATSAQNHAKVAVLGASGGIGQPLSLLLKNSPLVSKLSLYDIAHTPGVAADLSHIETKASVKGYMGPEQLPECLKGCDVVVIPAGVPRKPGMTRDDLFNTNASIVASLTTACAKHCPEAMICIISNPVNSTIPITSEVFKKHGVYNPNKIFGVTTLDIVRANTFVAELKGLDPARVAVPVIGGHAGKTIIPLISQCTPKVEFPQDQLEKLTARIQEAGTEVVQAKAGAGSATLSMAYAGARFAFSLLEAMSGKQGVVECAFVRSDVTEVPYFSTPLQLGKKGIEKNLGLGKLSPFEEKMVAAAMSELKGSIKKGEEFAKNFK; this is translated from the exons AACCATGCCAAGGTGGCCGTGCTGGGGGCCTCGGGGGGCATCGGGCAGCCGCTGTCGCTGCTGCTCAAGAACAGCCCCCTGGTGAGCAAGCTGAGCCTCTACGACATCGCTCACACGCCGGGCGTGGCCGCCGACCTGAGCCACATCGAGACCAAAGCCAGCGTCAAAG GCTACATGGGACCTGAGCAGTTGCCAGAATGTCTGAAGGGCTGTGATGTTGTTGTTATTCCAGCAGGAGTCCCGAGAAAACCAG GTATGACCCGTGACGACCTGTTCAACACCAATGCCAGCATTGTTGCCTCTTTGACAACTGCCTGTGCAAAGCACTGTCCAGAAGCCATGATCTGTATCATTTCTAACCCA GTAAATTCAACCATCCCAATAACTTCAGAGGTCTTCAAGAAGCACGGTGTGTACAACCCCAACAAAATCTTTGGTGTTACAACACTGGACATCGTCAGAGCAAATACTTTTGTGGCTGAACTCAAG GGCTTGGATCCAGCTCGAGTAGCTGTGCCAGTTATTGGTGGCCATGCTGGGAAGACCATCATCCCTCTGATCTCTCAG TGCACACCAAAAGTGGAGTTTCCTCAGGATCAGCTGGAGAAGCTTACAGCAAGAATTCAAGAAGCTGGGACTGAAGTTGTCCAAGCTAAAGCAGGAGCAG GATCTGCCACCCTGTCCATGGCCTATGCTGGTGCTCGATTTGCATTCTCCCTGTTGGAGGCCATGAGTGGAAAGCAGGGGGTTGTTGAATGTGCCTTTGTTCGGTCAGATGTGACAGAGGTCCCCTACTTCTCTACACCTCTGCAGCTTGGG AAAAAAGGAATTGAGAAGAACCTAGGCCTTGGCAAGCTCTCCCCCTTTGAAGAGAAGATGGTTGCTGCAGCCATGTCTGAGCTGAAGGGCTCTATTAAGAAAGGAGAGGAATTTGCAAAGAACTTCAAGTGA